AATCCAAGCGCCACTTTTATTTTCGATCCATGGGAATTAGAGCTTTTTTATCTTTTACCACCAAAATAGAGCCCACACAAATCAGTAACACACCTATAATCGCAATAAAATCAAGGATTTGATCAAAAAAGAACCAATCAAAAATTGCGCCAAAAATCACAGCAGAATATAAAATAGAACTGACCTTAGAAGTGTGTGCATATTTATAGGCTAGCGTCACAAAGGCTTGATAAAAAGTCGCCAAAATTCCAATTACCAATAGATATGTCCAAATTAAGGGTGTCGGAGTTTGCCAATTACTTAACGCAGGAATAATGGAAATGGGCAAAGATAAAATCAGTAGATAAAAAATGATACGTGTTGGAGGTTCTGTCTTGGTCAATTTTCTCACAGCTGTAAATGCTATACCTCCAAAAAGACCTGATGCAAGTCCTATAATCGATGCCACATTAAAGGTATG
This sequence is a window from Chlamydiota bacterium. Protein-coding genes within it:
- the ribN gene encoding Riboflavin transporter, which encodes MATHHNIVKAAIFALFGGLFFAILGIMIKMTTREFSSEVVVFFRQFFSLLTLMPLLLLERAQGHTLKTKVFPLYLLRTFVSLSAMYCLFYALKHLTVTDALVLSYTRPLFIPLIIWVWFQKKVKAITWWGLILGFIGVILVLKPQPHHTFNVASIIGLASGLFGGIAFTAVRKLTKTEPPTRIIFYLLILSLPISIIPALSNWQTPTPLIWTYLLVIGILATFYQAFVTLAYKYAHTSKVSSILYSAVIFGAIFDWFFFDQILDFIAIIGVLLICVGSILVVKDKKALIPMDRK